A portion of the Gallus gallus isolate bGalGal1 chromosome 16, bGalGal1.mat.broiler.GRCg7b, whole genome shotgun sequence genome contains these proteins:
- the TRIM7.1 gene encoding tripartite motif-containing protein 7 isoform X2 codes for MGEGKDWREAMAAVFLPGNLQDEATCSVCLEFFKDPVSIECGHNFCRACIVKSWKDLEMDFPCPQCREVFQQKSLRPNRQLANMSEIISQFALRGAKGAEEDGLCVKHREALKLYCKDDRRSICVVCDRSREHRPHAVVPVDEASEEYKEKIQGRLDFLKKERQELLEFKVNDDKKTQELLKTIETERQKLLVEFEGLRQFLHDQEHILLGQLDKMEKSIAKRQNENITDLSKEITLLNKLIAELEEKIQQPVLEFLKDVMSIISRSDEVKCQKPVPVCTDMKMHVCNFSLKTVVLEKVLKRFKENLRDELGRGEKEDLTLDPDSANHLLILSADLKSVRMGCRKQELPDNPKRFDTNSRVLATTGFKSGRHYWEVEVGASDGWAFGVAKESVRRKGLTQFSPEEGIWAVQQNGGRYWAVTSPQRTPLCLGQKLSKVRVYLDYEGEEVSFYNAENMQHIFTFNVAFREKVFPLFSVCSTVTYIKLCS; via the exons atgggggaggggaaggactG GAGAGAAGCCATGGCTGCTGTCTTCCTGCCCGGAAACCTGCAGGACGAGGCCACTTGTTCCGTCTGCTTGGAGTTCTTCAAGGATCCCGTGTCCATCGAGTGCGGGCACAACTTCTGCCGGGCGTGCATCGTCAAGAGCTGGAAGGACTTGGAGATGGACTTCCCCTGCCCGCAGTGCAGGGAGGTCTTCCAGCAGAAGAGCCTCCGACCCAACCGCCAGTTGGCCAACATGTCCGAAATCATCAGCCAGTTCGCCCTGCGTGGGGCCAAGGGGGCGGAGGAGGACGGGCTCTGCGTGAAGCACCGCGAAGCCCTCAAGCTCTACTGCAAGGACGACAGGAGGAGCATCTGCGTGGTGTGCGACCGCTCCCGCGAGCACCGACCTCACGCCGTGGTCCCCGTGGATGAGGCGTCCGAGGAGTACAAG GAGAAAATCCAGGGCCGCTTGGATTTCCTGAAAAAGgagaggcaggagctgctggaattTAAAGTGAACGATGATAAGAAAACCCAGGAGCTTCTG AAAACCATTGAGACCGAGCGTCAGAAGCTGCTCGTGGAGTTCGAGGGGCTCCGGCAGTTCCTGCACGACCAGGAGCACATCCTGCTGGGACAGCTGGACAAGATGGAGAAGAGCATCGCCAAGAGGCAGAACGAGAACATCACCGACCTCTCCAAGGAGATCACGCTGCTCAACAAGCTCATCGcggagctggaggagaaaatcCAGCAGCCCGTGCTGGAGTTCCTCAAG gatGTAATGAGCATCATCAGCAG GAGCGACGAGGTGAAGTGCCAGAAGCCCGTGCCCGTCTGCACCGACATGAAGATGCACGTCTGCAACTTCTCCCTCAAGACGGTGGTCCTGGAGAAAGTCCTCAAGAGGTTCAAAG aaaaccTGCGGGACGAGTTGGGAAGAGGTGAAAAAG AGGACCTGACCCTGGACCCCGACTCGGCCAACCACCTCCTCATCCTCTCGGCAGACCTCAAGAGCGTGAGGatgggctgcaggaagcaggagctgcccGACAACCCCAAGAGATTCGACACCAACTCGCGGGTTTTGGCCACCACCGGCTTCAAATCGGGGCGGCACTACTGGGAGGTGGAGGTCGGGGCCTCGGACGGTTGGGCCTTTGGGGTGGCCAAGGAGTCGGTGAGGAGGAAAGGGCTGACGCAGTTCTCTCCCGAGGAAGGGATTTGGGCAGTGCAGCAGAACGGAGGGCGGTATTGGGCCGTCACTTCGCCCCAACGCACCCCGCTGTGCCTCGGCCAGAAACTCAGCAAGGTGAGGGTGTACCTGGATTACGAAGGGGAGGAGGTGTCCTTCTACAACGCCGAGAACATGCAGCACATCTTCACCTTCAACGTCGCCTTCCGGGAGAAGGTGTTCCCTCTTTTTTCCGTCTGCTCCACCGTGACGTACATCAAACTGTGCTCCTGA
- the TRIM7.1 gene encoding tripartite motif-containing protein 7 isoform X1 yields the protein MGEGKDWWGAETRAAFGGAKSRDVSSLPFSSSRALCPKAEVFITSLRKPDTAVGSFLERERPWGRVPSIHALPPAPVKSVLARRREAMAAVFLPGNLQDEATCSVCLEFFKDPVSIECGHNFCRACIVKSWKDLEMDFPCPQCREVFQQKSLRPNRQLANMSEIISQFALRGAKGAEEDGLCVKHREALKLYCKDDRRSICVVCDRSREHRPHAVVPVDEASEEYKEKIQGRLDFLKKERQELLEFKVNDDKKTQELLKTIETERQKLLVEFEGLRQFLHDQEHILLGQLDKMEKSIAKRQNENITDLSKEITLLNKLIAELEEKIQQPVLEFLKDVMSIISRSDEVKCQKPVPVCTDMKMHVCNFSLKTVVLEKVLKRFKENLRDELGRGEKEDLTLDPDSANHLLILSADLKSVRMGCRKQELPDNPKRFDTNSRVLATTGFKSGRHYWEVEVGASDGWAFGVAKESVRRKGLTQFSPEEGIWAVQQNGGRYWAVTSPQRTPLCLGQKLSKVRVYLDYEGEEVSFYNAENMQHIFTFNVAFREKVFPLFSVCSTVTYIKLCS from the exons atgggggaggggaaggactG GTGGGGAGCTGAGACCCGAGCCGCTTTCGGAGGAGCAAAGAGCAGGGACGTCTCCTCGctccctttctcctccagcCGTGCTCTGTGCCCTAAAGCTGAGGTCTTCATTACCAGCTTAAGGAAACCGGACACTGCAGTGGGATCGTTCCTGGAACGGGAACGCCCATGGGGCCGCGTGCCAAGCATTCATGCTCTGCCTCCAGCCCCGGTGAAATCAGTCCTTGCCCGCAGGAGAGAAGCCATGGCTGCTGTCTTCCTGCCCGGAAACCTGCAGGACGAGGCCACTTGTTCCGTCTGCTTGGAGTTCTTCAAGGATCCCGTGTCCATCGAGTGCGGGCACAACTTCTGCCGGGCGTGCATCGTCAAGAGCTGGAAGGACTTGGAGATGGACTTCCCCTGCCCGCAGTGCAGGGAGGTCTTCCAGCAGAAGAGCCTCCGACCCAACCGCCAGTTGGCCAACATGTCCGAAATCATCAGCCAGTTCGCCCTGCGTGGGGCCAAGGGGGCGGAGGAGGACGGGCTCTGCGTGAAGCACCGCGAAGCCCTCAAGCTCTACTGCAAGGACGACAGGAGGAGCATCTGCGTGGTGTGCGACCGCTCCCGCGAGCACCGACCTCACGCCGTGGTCCCCGTGGATGAGGCGTCCGAGGAGTACAAG GAGAAAATCCAGGGCCGCTTGGATTTCCTGAAAAAGgagaggcaggagctgctggaattTAAAGTGAACGATGATAAGAAAACCCAGGAGCTTCTG AAAACCATTGAGACCGAGCGTCAGAAGCTGCTCGTGGAGTTCGAGGGGCTCCGGCAGTTCCTGCACGACCAGGAGCACATCCTGCTGGGACAGCTGGACAAGATGGAGAAGAGCATCGCCAAGAGGCAGAACGAGAACATCACCGACCTCTCCAAGGAGATCACGCTGCTCAACAAGCTCATCGcggagctggaggagaaaatcCAGCAGCCCGTGCTGGAGTTCCTCAAG gatGTAATGAGCATCATCAGCAG GAGCGACGAGGTGAAGTGCCAGAAGCCCGTGCCCGTCTGCACCGACATGAAGATGCACGTCTGCAACTTCTCCCTCAAGACGGTGGTCCTGGAGAAAGTCCTCAAGAGGTTCAAAG aaaaccTGCGGGACGAGTTGGGAAGAGGTGAAAAAG AGGACCTGACCCTGGACCCCGACTCGGCCAACCACCTCCTCATCCTCTCGGCAGACCTCAAGAGCGTGAGGatgggctgcaggaagcaggagctgcccGACAACCCCAAGAGATTCGACACCAACTCGCGGGTTTTGGCCACCACCGGCTTCAAATCGGGGCGGCACTACTGGGAGGTGGAGGTCGGGGCCTCGGACGGTTGGGCCTTTGGGGTGGCCAAGGAGTCGGTGAGGAGGAAAGGGCTGACGCAGTTCTCTCCCGAGGAAGGGATTTGGGCAGTGCAGCAGAACGGAGGGCGGTATTGGGCCGTCACTTCGCCCCAACGCACCCCGCTGTGCCTCGGCCAGAAACTCAGCAAGGTGAGGGTGTACCTGGATTACGAAGGGGAGGAGGTGTCCTTCTACAACGCCGAGAACATGCAGCACATCTTCACCTTCAACGTCGCCTTCCGGGAGAAGGTGTTCCCTCTTTTTTCCGTCTGCTCCACCGTGACGTACATCAAACTGTGCTCCTGA
- the TRIM7.1 gene encoding tripartite motif-containing protein 7: protein MQRAGRYGRTPLSYTSAPRWGAETRAAFGGAKSRDVSSLPFSSSRALCPKAEVFITSLRKPDTAVGSFLERERPWGRVPSIHALPPAPVKSVLARRREAMAAVFLPGNLQDEATCSVCLEFFKDPVSIECGHNFCRACIVKSWKDLEMDFPCPQCREVFQQKSLRPNRQLANMSEIISQFALRGAKGAEEDGLCVKHREALKLYCKDDRRSICVVCDRSREHRPHAVVPVDEASEEYKEKIQGRLDFLKKERQELLEFKVNDDKKTQELLKTIETERQKLLVEFEGLRQFLHDQEHILLGQLDKMEKSIAKRQNENITDLSKEITLLNKLIAELEEKIQQPVLEFLKDVMSIISRSDEVKCQKPVPVCTDMKMHVCNFSLKTVVLEKVLKRFKENLRDELGRGEKEDLTLDPDSANHLLILSADLKSVRMGCRKQELPDNPKRFDTNSRVLATTGFKSGRHYWEVEVGASDGWAFGVAKESVRRKGLTQFSPEEGIWAVQQNGGRYWAVTSPQRTPLCLGQKLSKVRVYLDYEGEEVSFYNAENMQHIFTFNVAFREKVFPLFSVCSTVTYIKLCS, encoded by the exons ATGCAAAGGGCCGGGCGGTACGGGAGGACGCCCCTATCCTACACCTCTGCTCCGAG GTGGGGAGCTGAGACCCGAGCCGCTTTCGGAGGAGCAAAGAGCAGGGACGTCTCCTCGctccctttctcctccagcCGTGCTCTGTGCCCTAAAGCTGAGGTCTTCATTACCAGCTTAAGGAAACCGGACACTGCAGTGGGATCGTTCCTGGAACGGGAACGCCCATGGGGCCGCGTGCCAAGCATTCATGCTCTGCCTCCAGCCCCGGTGAAATCAGTCCTTGCCCGCAGGAGAGAAGCCATGGCTGCTGTCTTCCTGCCCGGAAACCTGCAGGACGAGGCCACTTGTTCCGTCTGCTTGGAGTTCTTCAAGGATCCCGTGTCCATCGAGTGCGGGCACAACTTCTGCCGGGCGTGCATCGTCAAGAGCTGGAAGGACTTGGAGATGGACTTCCCCTGCCCGCAGTGCAGGGAGGTCTTCCAGCAGAAGAGCCTCCGACCCAACCGCCAGTTGGCCAACATGTCCGAAATCATCAGCCAGTTCGCCCTGCGTGGGGCCAAGGGGGCGGAGGAGGACGGGCTCTGCGTGAAGCACCGCGAAGCCCTCAAGCTCTACTGCAAGGACGACAGGAGGAGCATCTGCGTGGTGTGCGACCGCTCCCGCGAGCACCGACCTCACGCCGTGGTCCCCGTGGATGAGGCGTCCGAGGAGTACAAG GAGAAAATCCAGGGCCGCTTGGATTTCCTGAAAAAGgagaggcaggagctgctggaattTAAAGTGAACGATGATAAGAAAACCCAGGAGCTTCTG AAAACCATTGAGACCGAGCGTCAGAAGCTGCTCGTGGAGTTCGAGGGGCTCCGGCAGTTCCTGCACGACCAGGAGCACATCCTGCTGGGACAGCTGGACAAGATGGAGAAGAGCATCGCCAAGAGGCAGAACGAGAACATCACCGACCTCTCCAAGGAGATCACGCTGCTCAACAAGCTCATCGcggagctggaggagaaaatcCAGCAGCCCGTGCTGGAGTTCCTCAAG gatGTAATGAGCATCATCAGCAG GAGCGACGAGGTGAAGTGCCAGAAGCCCGTGCCCGTCTGCACCGACATGAAGATGCACGTCTGCAACTTCTCCCTCAAGACGGTGGTCCTGGAGAAAGTCCTCAAGAGGTTCAAAG aaaaccTGCGGGACGAGTTGGGAAGAGGTGAAAAAG AGGACCTGACCCTGGACCCCGACTCGGCCAACCACCTCCTCATCCTCTCGGCAGACCTCAAGAGCGTGAGGatgggctgcaggaagcaggagctgcccGACAACCCCAAGAGATTCGACACCAACTCGCGGGTTTTGGCCACCACCGGCTTCAAATCGGGGCGGCACTACTGGGAGGTGGAGGTCGGGGCCTCGGACGGTTGGGCCTTTGGGGTGGCCAAGGAGTCGGTGAGGAGGAAAGGGCTGACGCAGTTCTCTCCCGAGGAAGGGATTTGGGCAGTGCAGCAGAACGGAGGGCGGTATTGGGCCGTCACTTCGCCCCAACGCACCCCGCTGTGCCTCGGCCAGAAACTCAGCAAGGTGAGGGTGTACCTGGATTACGAAGGGGAGGAGGTGTCCTTCTACAACGCCGAGAACATGCAGCACATCTTCACCTTCAACGTCGCCTTCCGGGAGAAGGTGTTCCCTCTTTTTTCCGTCTGCTCCACCGTGACGTACATCAAACTGTGCTCCTGA